CGTGGGAATCGGACCGCGACTACTGTCCCACCCTGACACCGGCGGGCGCGCGCATGCTGGAAAAACTGCGCGGCCATCCTTGCGCCCCCGTCTATCGCAACCGCAGCGGCAACAAGCTGCAGGCGGCGGAAGTGGCGGCCTTGCACGCCTATGAGCGGGAAGTCATGGACGCGGTAGTCGCCTGGAGCGCGGCTGCGCCGCCATCCTGGCTGCCCGATTTTCTCAAGGTGACTTATGCCACGGTGCCGTACTACCGCGCCTGCGGTTCGCCCCCGGCGCGCCTGGCGGACGTGGCGCCCATCAGCCGCGCCGAGCTGGCGCACGATATCGCCGCCTTTGTGCCCGACGATGCGGATCTGGCGCGCATGATCAATTTCCAGACCACGGGCACCACGGGCCACCCGCTGCTGATCGCCTCGCACCCGCTGGTGGCGGGCCGTTACCTGGCCTTCCACAAGCGCGCGCTGCGCCGCTTCGGCGTGACCCTGCGCCATGGCGCGGGCCAGGTGGGCGTCATGCTGCTGGGGCACCAGCGCCGCTGCTTCACCTATGTCTCCGTCACGCCCACGATGGACGAATCGGGCCTGGCGAAGATCAACCTGCACCCGGACGACTGGCGTCAAGCTGAAGACCGCGCGCGCTACCTCGACGCCATGGCGCCCGAGCTGATCGCGGGCGACCCCATCTCGTTTGCCGAGCTGCTGACCCTGCCCATGACGCATAAGCCGGCCGCATTGATGTCCGTTTCGATGATGCTGTTGCCGGGCATGCGCGCGCGCCTGGAACAGCGTTTCGGCTGCCCCGTGCTCGACATCTATTCGCTCAATGAAGTGGGACCCGTGGCCGTGTACGACGAGCAGGCGGGCGGCCACGTGCTGCTGCAGCACCGGCTGTACGTGGAAATCCTCGATAGCGCGGGCCAGCCCGTGCCGGATGGCGCGCGCGGCGAAATCACGGTGACGGGCGGTTTTAACTTTTGCCTGCCGCTGGTGCGCTACCGCACGGGCGACTACGCTTCGCTGGCGCATGGCCCGCACGGTCCCGTGCTGGTGGGCCTGGCGGGCCGCAGCCCTTTGCGCTATCGCACGGTCAACGGCGAGTGGATCAACAATATCGACATCACGCACGCCTTGAAACCGCTGGCCATCGCCCTGTTCGGCGTGCACCAGCATGGCGACGGCAGCGTCGCGCTGCGCCTGGCGCCGGGCGCCATGCCGCAGGCGGATCGGGCGCGCGCCTTGCTCGCGCCTTTTTTCGGCGCCATCGCGGTCGAGACTTTGCTGGCGGAAGACAAGATCATTCAATACACCTCGGATTTGCAGGAAGCAGCAGTATGAACAGATACAAACGGGGTCTGGTCGTGGGCAAATTCTGTCCGCTGCACCTGGGCCATGAGTTATTGATACAGCGCGCCACGGACGGGTGCGAAGAACTGCTGGTGGTCAGCTACACCAGGCCTGAGTTTCCCGGCCTGGAACCGGCGCGCCGGGAAACCTGGCTGTGCGCGCAGTTCCCGCAGGCGCACATCGTGGTGCTCGACGATGCGCGCCTGGCCGCCCTGTGCGCGGCGCGCGGCGTGCCTGCGCGTTCGCTGCCGCACAACGACGACGAGGGCGACGCGCATCGCCACTTCATGGGCTGGCTGTGCTGGACGGTGCTGGCGCTGCCCGTCGATGCGGTGTTTACCAGCGAGGATTACGGTCCCGGCTTTGCGCAGGTGCTGGAAAGGCATTACGCGCTGGGCGCGGTGGCGCACGTCAGCGTGGACCAGGCGAGAACGCTGGTGCCCATATCCGGCACGCTCGTGCGGCAAGACCCGCAGGCGCACAGCGCCTTCCTGTCGCCCGTCGTGCGCGCCGATCTTGTTACGCGCGTGTGCGTGCTGGGGGGCGAATCGAGCGGCAAGACCACCCTGGCCGCCGCGCTGGCAGCGCATTTCGATACCGGCTGGGTAGCCGAGTATGGCCGCGAGCTGTGGGAAAGCCAGGATGGCATTTTGGTGTATGACGATTTGCTGAAGATCGGCCGGGAACAGCTGCGCCGCGAAGCGCAAGCGCTGTTGGCTGCGCGGCGCTGGCTGTTTTGCGACACCTCGCCCCTGACCACGTATTTTTACTGCGTCGAGATGTTCGGCAGGGCCGAGCAGGAACTGGCGCAGCTGGCCGGATATCGTTACGACCTGGTGCTGCTGTGCGCGCCCGACTTTCCCTTCATCCAGGATGGCACGCGCCGCGACGGCGATTTCCGCGCGCGCCAGCATGCGTGGTACCAGGCCGAGCTGGCGCGGCGGGGGATCGCCTTTGTCAATGTGTCGGGCACGGTCGCAGACAGGGTCGGGCAAGTCGCCCAGTTGCTCGCGCGCTAATCCGACCTACGTCGTAAAAGCCGTGTTTACGGCTTTCAGGATCTCATCCGAAAACGCGTCATCATCGACGGCGCGCGCCAGCGCCACGGCGCCCACCATGGCCGACAGCATGACGATGGCGTCCTGCCGTGGGTTGCGCTTTTTTTGCCACGGAAAATGCGTCGTCAGCTTGCCGATGATGGATTTCAGGTGGAAGGTAAAGGCGGGGCGCACGGCCGGCTGCTTGCGCGCGTCGCCGGCCAGGGCCGCCAGCAGGCAGCCATCGCCTGGTGCATCGCGGTGGGCCGCGCTCACGTAATCGCGCACATACTGGCGCATCGCTTCCGGGCTGAGGGTTGCCGCATCGAGCGCCGCGCGCGAGTGTTCCGAGCCGTGCAGGGTGCTTTCCGCCATCAGCGCTTCCTTCGAGGCGAAGTGGTTGTAGAAGGGGCCATGCGTGAGTCCCGTCGCCTGCATGATCTGCCCCACGCTGACGCCGTCGTAACCTTTTTCACGGAACAGCCGCGCCGCCTGCGTCAGGATGCGCTGGTGCTTTTCGGCGGTTTCTTCGGCGGGATAACGCATGGCAGGCTCCTGATCGCGGTGTAAAAATAATGGTTGACATCATACATGATGTTCGTCATGCTTCAACACATTAAACATGATGACCGTCATATTTAATGTGTTGAAGCATGATGGCTGTCATGTTTGATGGCCTCAACCTACCCCATACTCAAGAAGGAATGATCATGAATGCAGTTACTACCCAAGGCACGGCCCTCGTCACTGGCGCATCGTCTGGCCTGGGCGCCGTGTACGCGGACCGCCTGGCCGCGCGCGGCTTCGATCTGATCCTGGTGGCGCGCCGGGTCGAGCGCCTGGGCGTGCTGGCCAAGTCGCTGGCGGAAAAGTATGGCGTGGCCGTGCGCGCCATGGCGGCCGACCTGGCCGCACCGGCCGACCTGCAGCGTGTGGCCGATGAACTGGCAGGCAACCCGGCCATCACCATGCTGGTCAATAACGCGGGTGTCTCGACCCTGGGTGCCGTGGTGGACTCGCCGCGCGAGGGCATCGCCGCGATGGACCGGGTCAACGTGGCGGCGCTGGCCCAGCTGACCTACGCCGTGCTGCCTCAATTCAAGCTGCGCAACAGCGGCACCATCATCAACATCGGTTCCGTGCTGTCCTTCCACATCCTGCCGGTCAGCACGATCTACAGCGCCACCAAGGGCTATGTGATGAATTTCACGCGGGGCTTGCAGCAGGAACTGGCCGGCACGGGCATCACGGTGCAGCTGGTGCTGCCCGCATCGACGGCGACGGAAATCTGGGAATTGAGCGGCGTGCCGCTGGCGCAGCTGGACCAGGCCACCATCATGCGCGCGGAAGACTGCGTCGATGCGGCGCTGGCAGGCCTGGACCAGGGCGAGCTGGTGACCTTGCCTTCCGTCGAAAACCAGGAACTGTGGGAGCGCTTCGACGCGGCCCGCCTTGCCCTGTTCGCGGGTGCGATGCACGGCAAGCCGGCATCGCGCTACGGCCTCACTGGCTGACCGGCGGGCTGACAGCACCGGCATGGACGCGTTTTTCGCGGCAACGCCGGCGCGCCAGGCCGTCGGCGTACAACCGAATTTCAGTTTGAAGGCGCGCGCATATTCGGCGCGGAACTGGCCACGGAACTGGCAGGATACCGGCTGTTCAGGGGAAGCAGGAGGGGACTTCATGCCGCCGGTTATGGCATGAAGTCCCCTCCGTGCGGTTTGGGTTTGAAATGTCGGCTTCAGTTGGTATGCAAGGCAATCGGGCCAGCCTGTTTGAGCAGGCTGAGATTTCCTGCGGATTACTTAGAATTTATAGTTGTACAGCAGTGCCGCCAGGACGGCGCCCAGCAGCGGGCCGACGACCGGCACCCAGGCATAGCGCCAATCGCTGTCGCGCTTGCCCGGGATGGGCAGGATCGCGTGCATGATGCGCGGACCGAAGTCGCGCGCCGGGCTCATCGCGTAACCGGTGGTGCCGCCGAGCGACACGCCGATGCCCAGCACCAGCAGGGCGACCGGCAAGGCGCTCATGGCCCCCAGTCCGAAGCTCGGCGCCGCCATGTTCAGCACGGCAAACACGAGAACGAAGGTGGCGATCATTTCGGAAGCCAGGCTGCCGAAGGTGCCACGGATCGCCGGGCCGGTGCAAAAGACCGCCAGCTTGGTGTCGCCATCGGAGGTGGCCTCGAAGTGTTTGTAATACATGACCCATACCAGAAACGCTCCCATCATGCCGCCGAGCATCTGCATGGCGACATAGGCGGGGACATTTGCCCAGGGAAATTTTCCAACCACCGCCAGCGCCACGGTGACCACCGGATTGAGGTGGCCGCCGCTGGCGGTGGCGGTGCACAGCACGGCGACAAAGACCGCCATCGCCCAGCCGATGGCGATCACGACCAGGCCGCTGTTGTGGCCCTTGGTTTTTTGCAAGATGACGTTGGCGACCACGCCATTACCGAGCAGGACGAGCAAGGTGGTGCCGATGAATTCGGCGAATAAAGGATGCATGTGAAACTTCCGGTGAGGTGTGGGGGATGGGCGTGTGGTCGATCAGACCGCATCGGCCCAGGCTTTGCTGGCGTTGACCGCACGCTGCCATCCCTGTATGTGGGTTTTGACTGTGTTCGCGTCGAGCTCCGGCGTGAAACGGCGGTCCAGTTTCCATTGGTCCTGTATGTCGCCGACATCCTTCCAGTAGCCGACCGCCAGGCCGGCCAGATACGCCGCGCCCAGGGCCGTCGTTTCGGTGATTTGCGGGCGCACCACGTCCACGCCGAGCAGGTCCGACTGGAATTGCATCAACAAATCGTTGGCCACCGCGCCGCCGTCGACCCGCAATTCGGTGATCTTGCTGCCCAAGTCGGCTTCCATGGCCTTCAAGACGTCCAGCGACTGGTAGGCGATGCTGTCGAGCGCGGCGCGCGCGATGTGGGCCGAGGTGGTGCCGCGCGTCACGCCGAACAGCGTGCCGCGGGCACGCGGATTCCAATGCGGTGCGCCGAGTCCGGCGAAGGCCGGCACCAGATAGACGCCGTCGCCATGCGGCACCGAGCGCGCCAGCGCCTCGATTTCAGCGGCGCTCTTGATGATGCCCAGCCCGTCGCGCAGCCATTGCACCACCGCGCCGCCGATGAAAATGCTGCCTTCGAGCGCGTAGCTGACTTGCTCGCCGATCTGCCACGCGATCGTGGTGACGAGATTGTTCTTCGATTCAATCGGTTTGTCTCCCGTGTTCATCACCAGGAAGCAACCTGTGCCGTAGGTATTCTTGACCATGCCTGGCTTGGTGCACATCTGGCCGAACAGCGCCGCGTGCTGGTCGCCGGCGATGCCGGCCAGCGGCACGGCGGTGGCGAACAAGGTGGTTTTGGTGGCGCCGTAGACGGCGGAAGAAGGATGCACTTCCGGCAGCATGCTGCGCGGGATATCCATCATGGCCAGCAACTCGTCGTCCCATTTCAGCGTGTGGATGTTGAACAGCATGGTGCGCGAGGCGTTGGTGACATCGGTGACGTGCAATCCCTGCTGCGAGAGATTCCAGACCAGCCAGCTGTCGACAGTGCCGAAGGCGAGCTTGCCCTGGTTGGCGCGTTCGCGCGCCCCTGGAACATTGTCGAGTATCCAGCGGATCTTGGTTGCGGAGAAATACGAATCGATCGGCAAGCCGGTTTTTTCGCGCACGATGGCTTCGAGGCCGCGGCCTTTCAATTCATCGCAGAAATCGGCCGTGCGGCGGTCTTGCCAGACGATGGCGTTGTACACGGGGCGGCCCGTCTCGCGGTCCCAGACGATGGTCGTTTCGCGCTGGTTGGTGATGCCGATGGCGGCGATCGATGCGCCGTTCAGTCCCGCGTGCGTGACGGCTTCGGCGGCGACGCCGGCCTGCGTCGACCAGATATCCTGCGGGTCATGTTCGACCCAACCGGGCTGCGGATAGATTTGCGGGAATTCCTTTTGTGCCACCGAGACGATGTTGCCGGCCCGATCAAACAACACTGCGCGTGAGCTTGTCGTTCCCTGATCGAGCGCAAGAATGTATTGGTCCTGCATCGCCATTTTCTGCATGTCTTCTTCTCCGTCTATAGTTGATTTTTTTTGCCGGTCTTTGCCGCGCCGGTCATTCGGTAAAACTGGTATCCCGTGTCCAGGGAGATGGCCCGGGCAAGGCAAAGCCGCCTGGCTCTCAGGCTTGTTTTTTCAAGTGCTCATCTCAGGCACCGACATCTGTCTGATCCACTCCTCCAGACGCGCCACATGCCGCGGCTGGCAGTACAAGCCGCATTTGGTTCTGCGCCAAAGGATGTCTTCGGCGCTGCGCGCCCATTCCACCTCGAACAGATAGCGCGCTTCCTGTTCGTACACGCCGGGCGTCAGTTCTTCGCCCAGATCCGTCATCTTCTTTGCCGTGCCGAGCATGCGCCTGGCGCGGGTGCCATAACAGCGCGCATAACGCTGCGCCAGCTTGCCCGGCAGCCATGGGTACTGTGCATGCAGTTGTTGTGCAAAGCGCTCGAAGTCGATGTCCTCAACCAGCGCGCCCGCCTGCTGCAGGTCGCCGCCCGGCAAGGGTGCCGAAGCGGTCCAGTCCGGCGCATTGCCGCCCAGGCGCGGCTGCAGCATGGCCAGTGCTTCTTCCGACAGTTTCCGGTAAGTGGTGATCTTGCCGCCCCAGATATTGAGGAAGGGGGCGGTGTTCGGGTCGCATTCGAGCAGGTAGTCGCGCGTCACCGCCGAGGCGTTTTGCGCGCTGTCGTCGAGCAGCGGCCGTACCCCGGAATAGGTCCAGACCACGTCGCTTGGTGCAATCTGTTTGGTGAAATAACGGTTGGCCACCTCGCACAGGTAGCTCACTTCGCCGTCGCTGATCGTCACCTTGCCGGGCGCGCCGGTGTATTCCAGGTCGGTGGTGCCGATCAGGGTGAACTCGTCCTGGTAGGGAATGGCGAAGATGATGCGTTTGTCCTGGTTCTGGAAAATATAGGCGTAGGGATGATCGAACAGGCGCGGCACGATGATGTGGCTGCCCTTGACCAGCCGCAGGCCGTGCGTATTGCTCACGCCCGAGGCGGCGTTGGCGAATTGCGCGGTCCAGGGGCCGGCGGCGTTGACGATGGCGCGCGCCGTCACCTCGATGCGGCCATGCTGCTCGCTCTCCAGCGTGGCGTGCCAGCCCTGGCCTTCCTGGCGTACCGCCGCGCAGCGGGTGCGCGTCAGGATGTTGGCGCCGCGTTCGCTGGCGTCGAGCGCATTGAGCACCACCAGGCGCGCATCGTCCACCCAGCCGTCGGAGTAGACGAAGCCCTTGCGGAAATCGCCTTTCAGCGGGCCGCCCGCCACGTGCTGGCGCAGCGACACGCCTTGCGAGGCCGGCAGGAAAGCGCGTCGCGCCAGATGGTCATACAGGAACAGTCCGGCACGGATCATCCAGGCCGGCCGTTGTCCGGCATCGTGCGGCATGACGAAGCGCAGCGGCCACATGATGTGCGGTGCCGTGCGCAGCAGCAATTCGCGTTCCTGCAAGGCCTTGCGCACCAGCTTGAATTCGTAATACTCAAGGTAACGCAGGCCGCCGTGTATCAGTTTGGTGCTGGCCGAGGACGTGTGCTGGGCCAGATCGTGCTGCTCGCACAGGATGACGCGCAAACCGCGGCCGGCCGCATCGCGCGCGATACCGACGCCGTTGATGCCGCCGCCGACGATTAAAAGATCACAGTCCTGTTGCGCTAGCTGCTTGATTGTCGATTGCATCATGATCCTGGAGGTGGTGATAGGCCGCTATGGGCTATAAAAAGTGCATGGTTTCAGGTGTTTCTCATCCCGCCGCGCAGTCGCTGCCATGCGCCTGCCTGCCACTGCCATGGGCGCATCCGGGCGTTCATGCGAACAGGAAGAGAACTGCGCTGAAGTGAAGAATGGCGCGCTTTTTTTGTTTATTTTACGCACGTTCGAAAATTTAACAACATTTAATTCTTCTTTTTTGTTCGTTTAGATTCGTTTTCACAACATGCCCATACCGACCATGAGCGGCGGCGCATACGTCAGCTGCCCGCCACTTGCCATGGCATAGGCGTGATATAAGGGGATGCGGGAAGGGGGGAAGGAGGTTCCGGGTTGGACCGGGGGGCGATCCAGTGCAAGCATGGGGAGGATGACAGAAATGACAGACGCGTCGCTGGCGCTCTGCGTGAACGCCGGCTTCGCTTTGCGGCATGCAGGAACCTATCCCGGCGGGGGCTGCATGCCTATGCCGGGACGAGCTTTCAACCTGATTTCAACCTGATTTCAAGCTGATTTCAACCGAATTTTAACCTGATTCAGGCGGCGTTCAAGGCCTGTTCCAGGTCTTCGCGCAAGTCATCGATATGCTCGATGCCGACGGACAGGCGCAGCATGTCTTCGGACACGCCGGCCTTGGCCAGTTCCTCGGGATTGAGCTGGCGGTGCGTGGTGGACGCCGGGTGCGTGGCCAGCGACTTGGCGTCACCGATGTTGACCAGGCGCGTAAACAGCTGCAGGGCGTCGAGCACGCGGGCGCCGGCAGCGCGCGGATCTTCTGCGTCGGCCAGCTTCAGGCCGAAGGACAGAATGCCCGAGGCGCGGCCGTTCATGTATTTTTTCACCAGCGCGTGGTCCGGGTGGTCTTCCAGGCCCGCGTAATTGACCCACGCGACTTTCGGATGCTGTTTCAGGTGCTTGGCCAGGGCCAGCGTGTTGTCGCAGATGCGGTCCATGCGCAAGGCCAGTGTCTCGATGCCCTGGATCAGCTGGAAGGCGGAGAGTGGCGAGATGGCCGCGCCCATGTTGCGCAGCGGGACGACGCGCGCGCGGCCGATGAAGGCAGCGGGGCCGAACGCTTCCGTGTAGACGACGCCGTGATACGACACGTCCGGCTCGTTCAGGCGCTTGAAGCGTTCCTTGTGCTCGGCCCAGGGGAACTTGCCGCTGTCGACGATGGCGCCGCCCACGGTGGTGCCGTGGCCGCCCAGGTATTTGGTCAGCGAGTGCACGACGATGTCGGCGCCATGCTCGATGGGGCGGAACAGATAGGGGCTGGGCACCGTGTTATCGACGATCAGCGGGATGCCGTGCGCGTGCGCGATTTCGGCCAGTTTCGCTACATCGGTGACATTGCCCAGCGGGTTGCCGATCGATTCGCAGAAGATGGCCTTGGTGCGCGCGTCGATCAACGCGGCGAAGGTCTCGGGCTGGCGCGCGTCGGCGAAGCGCACTTCGATGCCGATCTGCGGCAGGGTGTGGGCAAACAGGTTGTAGGTGCCGCCATACAGCTGGCTGGCGGAGATGAAATTGTCGCCCGCTTCGGCAATCGTCTGGATCGCGTAGGTAATGGCCGCCATGCCCGAGGCGACGGCCAGTGCGGCCACGCCGCCTTCGAGCGCCGCGACGCGCTTTTCCAGCACGTCCTGCGTGGGGTTCATGATGCGCGTGTAGATATTGCCGGCCACCTTGAGGTCGAACAGGTCGGCGCCATGCTGGGCATTGTCGAAGGCGTAGGCCACCGTCTGGTAAATGGGGACGGCGGCGGCCTTGGTGGTCGGGTCGGGGGTGTAGCCGGCGTGCACGGCCAGGGTTTCGATTCTCATGTGGTCTCCGGTGTCGATGGTATGCGGTGGTGAAATCCGCAGCCATTGTGCCATGCGTCCGTTAGCCCGTTGCTACGCTTGATAGAATATTAAGTCATAAGCTAGTGCTGTCTTGATATAAGTCATGCAGCTCTGCTTGGCCGATAAACCGTTCATGCGTGCCATGCTGGGCGCAGGCGAATGCGCCGCCGATGGCGCCGCGGCGCATGGCGGCGTCGATGCCCGCGCCGCCGAGCCAGGCGTGCAAAAAGGCGGCCACGAACGAGTCGCCCGCGCCATTCGTGTCCACCACGGGCAGCGTCAAGCCTGCCGTCGGGTAGTGCCGCACTTCGCCGCTGGCGCGTTCCAGCACGTAGGCGCCGTCGGCGCCGGCCATGGCGATCACTGCCTGCGCGCGGCCTTGCGAGATGATGGCGCGCATGACGTCGTCGCGACGCTCGTCCAGCGCGGCCGTACTGAGAAAGACCAGGTCGGCGCGCAGCGCGAATGTCCTGTGGTGCGGGTTGACGCCGTCCCAGTCGTGCAGATCGGTCGACACCGTGGTGCCGCACACCAGCGCATCGTCAAACAGTTCGGCCACCCAGCCCATGATGGAAAAGTGCGCGTGGCGCGCCGGTCCCAGGTAGGGCAGATAAAAGGCGGCCGGCATGCGCAGGTCTTCCGGGTGGCGGCCGTCGTACAGCGACATCCGGCGTCCCTGCGGGTCGACCAGGTTGACGCTGCGCCGCGTGCCCGAGGGTTCGACGATGTGCGAGAAATCGAGTTTGGCTTCCTTGTAGCGCTGCAGGATGGCCGCGCCTTGCGCATCGTCGCCGATGAAATCGATGAACTTGCAGCGCAAGCCCAGCGCGTGGCAACCGAGCGCCACGCCATTGCCCGTGTGCGCCACGTAGTCGCGGATGGGCGGCACGTGCAGCGAATCGGCGACGGGCAGTCGCAGGTCGGGGACGCGCACTATTGTGTCGATGCCGGCGCCGCCGACCACTAAAATGTCATAGCTGCTCATGGTGCTGCCTTTTCTAACAGGACGGTGCCGGCCGCGTGTACCGCGACGGCGCCGTCCTTGACTATGTAGGTTTGGTTTGTATAGGCGTCGCGCAGCGGGGTGCCGTCCGCGAACACGCCGTGGACCTGCAACGAGATGGCGCCCTGTGCTTCGGGCACGGCGATGATGGCGTCGCCATCGATCACGCGGGCAAACGCATACGGCTGTTCATGGATTAATCTGTGCTTTCCGCGCGCCAGGGCAGG
Above is a genomic segment from Janthinobacterium sp. 64 containing:
- the glpK gene encoding glycerol kinase GlpK, translating into MQDQYILALDQGTTSSRAVLFDRAGNIVSVAQKEFPQIYPQPGWVEHDPQDIWSTQAGVAAEAVTHAGLNGASIAAIGITNQRETTIVWDRETGRPVYNAIVWQDRRTADFCDELKGRGLEAIVREKTGLPIDSYFSATKIRWILDNVPGARERANQGKLAFGTVDSWLVWNLSQQGLHVTDVTNASRTMLFNIHTLKWDDELLAMMDIPRSMLPEVHPSSAVYGATKTTLFATAVPLAGIAGDQHAALFGQMCTKPGMVKNTYGTGCFLVMNTGDKPIESKNNLVTTIAWQIGEQVSYALEGSIFIGGAVVQWLRDGLGIIKSAAEIEALARSVPHGDGVYLVPAFAGLGAPHWNPRARGTLFGVTRGTTSAHIARAALDSIAYQSLDVLKAMEADLGSKITELRVDGGAVANDLLMQFQSDLLGVDVVRPQITETTALGAAYLAGLAVGYWKDVGDIQDQWKLDRRFTPELDANTVKTHIQGWQRAVNASKAWADAV
- a CDS encoding O-acetylhomoserine aminocarboxypropyltransferase/cysteine synthase family protein; translated protein: MRIETLAVHAGYTPDPTTKAAAVPIYQTVAYAFDNAQHGADLFDLKVAGNIYTRIMNPTQDVLEKRVAALEGGVAALAVASGMAAITYAIQTIAEAGDNFISASQLYGGTYNLFAHTLPQIGIEVRFADARQPETFAALIDARTKAIFCESIGNPLGNVTDVAKLAEIAHAHGIPLIVDNTVPSPYLFRPIEHGADIVVHSLTKYLGGHGTTVGGAIVDSGKFPWAEHKERFKRLNEPDVSYHGVVYTEAFGPAAFIGRARVVPLRNMGAAISPLSAFQLIQGIETLALRMDRICDNTLALAKHLKQHPKVAWVNYAGLEDHPDHALVKKYMNGRASGILSFGLKLADAEDPRAAGARVLDALQLFTRLVNIGDAKSLATHPASTTHRQLNPEELAKAGVSEDMLRLSVGIEHIDDLREDLEQALNAA
- a CDS encoding MIP/aquaporin family protein translates to MHPLFAEFIGTTLLVLLGNGVVANVILQKTKGHNSGLVVIAIGWAMAVFVAVLCTATASGGHLNPVVTVALAVVGKFPWANVPAYVAMQMLGGMMGAFLVWVMYYKHFEATSDGDTKLAVFCTGPAIRGTFGSLASEMIATFVLVFAVLNMAAPSFGLGAMSALPVALLVLGIGVSLGGTTGYAMSPARDFGPRIMHAILPIPGKRDSDWRYAWVPVVGPLLGAVLAALLYNYKF
- a CDS encoding SDR family NAD(P)-dependent oxidoreductase, producing the protein MNAVTTQGTALVTGASSGLGAVYADRLAARGFDLILVARRVERLGVLAKSLAEKYGVAVRAMAADLAAPADLQRVADELAGNPAITMLVNNAGVSTLGAVVDSPREGIAAMDRVNVAALAQLTYAVLPQFKLRNSGTIINIGSVLSFHILPVSTIYSATKGYVMNFTRGLQQELAGTGITVQLVLPASTATEIWELSGVPLAQLDQATIMRAEDCVDAALAGLDQGELVTLPSVENQELWERFDAARLALFAGAMHGKPASRYGLTG
- a CDS encoding AAA family ATPase; this translates as MNRYKRGLVVGKFCPLHLGHELLIQRATDGCEELLVVSYTRPEFPGLEPARRETWLCAQFPQAHIVVLDDARLAALCAARGVPARSLPHNDDEGDAHRHFMGWLCWTVLALPVDAVFTSEDYGPGFAQVLERHYALGAVAHVSVDQARTLVPISGTLVRQDPQAHSAFLSPVVRADLVTRVCVLGGESSGKTTLAAALAAHFDTGWVAEYGRELWESQDGILVYDDLLKIGREQLRREAQALLAARRWLFCDTSPLTTYFYCVEMFGRAEQELAQLAGYRYDLVLLCAPDFPFIQDGTRRDGDFRARQHAWYQAELARRGIAFVNVSGTVADRVGQVAQLLAR
- a CDS encoding carbohydrate kinase family protein is translated as MSSYDILVVGGAGIDTIVRVPDLRLPVADSLHVPPIRDYVAHTGNGVALGCHALGLRCKFIDFIGDDAQGAAILQRYKEAKLDFSHIVEPSGTRRSVNLVDPQGRRMSLYDGRHPEDLRMPAAFYLPYLGPARHAHFSIMGWVAELFDDALVCGTTVSTDLHDWDGVNPHHRTFALRADLVFLSTAALDERRDDVMRAIISQGRAQAVIAMAGADGAYVLERASGEVRHYPTAGLTLPVVDTNGAGDSFVAAFLHAWLGGAGIDAAMRRGAIGGAFACAQHGTHERFIGQAELHDLYQDSTSL
- a CDS encoding AMP-binding protein → MTLAGKPDVNLPGGAWESDRDYCPTLTPAGARMLEKLRGHPCAPVYRNRSGNKLQAAEVAALHAYEREVMDAVVAWSAAAPPSWLPDFLKVTYATVPYYRACGSPPARLADVAPISRAELAHDIAAFVPDDADLARMINFQTTGTTGHPLLIASHPLVAGRYLAFHKRALRRFGVTLRHGAGQVGVMLLGHQRRCFTYVSVTPTMDESGLAKINLHPDDWRQAEDRARYLDAMAPELIAGDPISFAELLTLPMTHKPAALMSVSMMLLPGMRARLEQRFGCPVLDIYSLNEVGPVAVYDEQAGGHVLLQHRLYVEILDSAGQPVPDGARGEITVTGGFNFCLPLVRYRTGDYASLAHGPHGPVLVGLAGRSPLRYRTVNGEWINNIDITHALKPLAIALFGVHQHGDGSVALRLAPGAMPQADRARALLAPFFGAIAVETLLAEDKIIQYTSDLQEAAV
- the glpD gene encoding glycerol-3-phosphate dehydrogenase, yielding MMQSTIKQLAQQDCDLLIVGGGINGVGIARDAAGRGLRVILCEQHDLAQHTSSASTKLIHGGLRYLEYYEFKLVRKALQERELLLRTAPHIMWPLRFVMPHDAGQRPAWMIRAGLFLYDHLARRAFLPASQGVSLRQHVAGGPLKGDFRKGFVYSDGWVDDARLVVLNALDASERGANILTRTRCAAVRQEGQGWHATLESEQHGRIEVTARAIVNAAGPWTAQFANAASGVSNTHGLRLVKGSHIIVPRLFDHPYAYIFQNQDKRIIFAIPYQDEFTLIGTTDLEYTGAPGKVTISDGEVSYLCEVANRYFTKQIAPSDVVWTYSGVRPLLDDSAQNASAVTRDYLLECDPNTAPFLNIWGGKITTYRKLSEEALAMLQPRLGGNAPDWTASAPLPGGDLQQAGALVEDIDFERFAQQLHAQYPWLPGKLAQRYARCYGTRARRMLGTAKKMTDLGEELTPGVYEQEARYLFEVEWARSAEDILWRRTKCGLYCQPRHVARLEEWIRQMSVPEMST
- a CDS encoding TetR/AcrR family transcriptional regulator, whose product is MRYPAEETAEKHQRILTQAARLFREKGYDGVSVGQIMQATGLTHGPFYNHFASKEALMAESTLHGSEHSRAALDAATLSPEAMRQYVRDYVSAAHRDAPGDGCLLAALAGDARKQPAVRPAFTFHLKSIIGKLTTHFPWQKKRNPRQDAIVMLSAMVGAVALARAVDDDAFSDEILKAVNTAFTT